From the genome of Papaver somniferum cultivar HN1 chromosome 2, ASM357369v1, whole genome shotgun sequence, one region includes:
- the LOC113351024 gene encoding uncharacterized protein LOC113351024, giving the protein MEGDKKSLHPAFVVTNIKTLIPILLDIKQDEYSSWAFLFEIHLQAHGLLFLIDGSAPTTEIDKNILTQLDALCRQWMFSTMAKDFMLTVLRSGKTARELWDHLQKLFQDNKGNRAATLESKFVNIKFVDCSSIDDYCDKLKSLSDRLTNLDFPMNDKRLVIQLVNSLPEEYNTVASFIQQSMPTFDASRSQLAPKKFVVRTKPPWRLLQP; this is encoded by the coding sequence ATGGAAGGTGATAAAAAATCCCTGCATCCAGCCTTTGTTGTGACaaacataaaaaccctaatcccTATTCTCCTTGATATCAAACAGGATGAATATTCTTCATGGGCTTTTCTATTTGAAATACATCTTCAAGCTCACGGTCTTCTATTCCTCATTGATGGATCCGCACCAACAACGGAGATTGACAAAAATATCTTGACTCAACTCGACGCTTTGTGCCGtcaatggatgttctccaccatggccaAGGACTTTATGCTCACGGTTTTGAGATCCGGAAAAACCGCTAGAGAACTTTGGGATCATCTTCAAAAGCTTTTTCAAGATAACAAAGGTAATCGTGCTGCAACCCTTGAAAGTAAATTTGTCAATATAAAGTTTGTTGATTGTTCTAGCATTGATGACTACTGTGACAAGCTTAAGTCATTGTCGGATCGATTGACTAATCTTGACTTCCCCATGAATGACAAACGATTGGTTATCCAACTTGTCAATAGTCTTCCAGAGGAATACAACACTGTTGCGTCCTTCATTCAACAGTCTATGCCAACGTTTGATGCTTCCCGTTCACAACTGGCACCGAAGAAATTCGTCGTACGTACCAAACCTCCATGGCGTCTTCTACAGCCCTAG